One Megasphaera elsdenii DSM 20460 genomic window carries:
- the smc gene encoding chromosome segregation protein SMC, giving the protein MQLLKMELRGFKSFADKTTLTFDKGITAIVGPNGSGKSNISDAVRWVMGEQNVRQLRGQKSEDIIFAGTQTRRPQGAAEVSLYFDNSDHALDTEFTEVVVTRRLFRSGDSEYYINRRPCRLKDIHILFADTGIGQDSMAVIGQNRVDRILNSKPEERRVIFEEVAGISRFKGRKADGLRKIAETERNLERIRDLMSVLEERLEPLQEQAETLQKFRCLDSERLAYEGTVTLQELRNSERLLAKAENGRMTAEAEEQKAARELAAAEGKRKALLDAMAADDEKLRHLDEQAMVVHNELDSLVHRREACRQRQAELAENEAQAGADAEQLQQRQNAWQEQKEALRAQKAQKAAELEAARQALALTQTLFGQAEAKAEAAAKALQERVDANSKRSRDAFMLRRDSEDLRRRLEENDAACQQALQQWEEKKKALKEAEARHQEAGIQQKDWQEKAAAFEEQALSLRHDARAKGQRLKQGEEEYRRLRGDIDAAAQRMRVLQSMEQEHEGLGRAVKVVLTASQPWRSRLCGAVGELCQIPSKFAVAIDVALGGAVRYVVAEDERAAKQAISYLKEKKAGRTTFLPLDTLRSRSRTADEERAAGEPGMLGFASDVISYEPKYEKVFSSLLGKTLLADTMDTGSAVARKYGHRLRIVCLDGTQFNAGGSLTGGSTRNQEGSLISRRALLQELQETCRCGQQRLEALLAEGKDLRQQAEGAERDLAQAEEGLRQARQAADQARWQAGQEEKALADIRQTLAAFDERVEKLEKDRADMQARLVEKEAALSAMETGPAADVQQWQDACDAARTEAAQCRQTLTERQIAVAKLTEQVRHGDDQLRQHDTWQQELTAQEQALSQRRQDLVRRQEEAARLLTELSKNITVKEADTVRCDQAKEAFYRTRNESLKKSQALDGVVADLRRRHQEWQQRCHAAEVQLEKYKGDISHHEERLAMQGLSRQEAMERRRQGSLKELHDKVASLKAQITALGTINPAAEDEYKTALEKRDFYVRQCDDLKESRERLRTVVAEIDAAMAEQFAKAFKEIGVHFQDIFSRLFGGGTAHLALTDKEHILEAGVEIYIRPPGKKQQSLTLLSGGERALTVIALLLAFLAYHPAPFCLVDEVDAALDEANVERMARYLKNYSGATQFIVITHRRKTMEAANTLLGVTMEEKGVSRLLTVKVDELLKEGT; this is encoded by the coding sequence AGAGCAATATTTCTGACGCCGTCCGCTGGGTCATGGGCGAACAGAATGTCCGTCAGCTGCGGGGGCAGAAGTCGGAAGACATCATCTTTGCCGGGACCCAGACCCGCCGGCCCCAGGGGGCAGCCGAAGTTTCACTGTACTTCGACAACAGCGACCACGCCCTGGATACGGAGTTCACTGAAGTCGTCGTCACGCGGCGCCTGTTCCGGTCCGGCGACAGTGAATACTATATCAACCGCCGGCCGTGCCGCCTGAAAGACATCCACATCCTCTTTGCCGATACGGGTATCGGCCAGGATTCCATGGCTGTCATCGGTCAGAACCGCGTCGACCGCATCCTCAACAGCAAACCGGAAGAACGGCGGGTCATCTTTGAAGAAGTGGCCGGTATCAGCCGCTTCAAAGGGCGCAAAGCCGACGGCCTGCGCAAGATCGCCGAGACCGAACGCAACTTGGAACGCATCCGCGACCTCATGAGCGTCCTCGAAGAACGGCTGGAACCGTTACAGGAACAGGCAGAAACGCTGCAGAAATTCCGCTGCCTCGACAGCGAACGCCTGGCTTATGAAGGGACCGTGACCTTGCAGGAACTGCGCAACAGCGAACGCCTCCTGGCCAAGGCCGAGAACGGCCGCATGACGGCCGAAGCCGAAGAACAGAAAGCAGCCCGGGAATTGGCCGCTGCCGAAGGCAAGCGCAAGGCCTTATTGGACGCCATGGCTGCCGATGACGAAAAACTGCGCCATCTCGATGAACAGGCCATGGTCGTTCACAATGAACTGGACAGCCTCGTCCACCGTCGCGAAGCCTGCCGTCAGCGGCAGGCCGAACTCGCCGAGAACGAAGCCCAGGCAGGAGCTGATGCAGAACAACTGCAGCAGCGCCAGAATGCCTGGCAGGAACAGAAAGAGGCCTTGCGGGCGCAGAAAGCGCAGAAAGCAGCTGAACTGGAAGCGGCCCGACAGGCCCTGGCCCTGACCCAGACCTTGTTCGGCCAGGCCGAAGCCAAGGCTGAAGCGGCGGCCAAGGCCCTGCAGGAACGGGTCGATGCCAATTCCAAGCGCAGCCGTGACGCTTTCATGCTGCGCCGGGACAGCGAAGACCTGCGCCGCCGGCTGGAAGAGAATGACGCCGCCTGCCAGCAGGCCCTGCAGCAGTGGGAAGAAAAGAAGAAAGCCCTGAAAGAGGCCGAAGCGCGGCATCAGGAAGCCGGGATACAGCAGAAAGACTGGCAGGAAAAGGCTGCTGCCTTTGAAGAGCAGGCCCTTTCCCTGCGGCACGACGCCCGTGCAAAAGGCCAGCGCCTAAAACAAGGGGAAGAAGAATACCGCCGCCTGCGCGGCGATATCGACGCAGCCGCCCAGCGCATGCGCGTCCTCCAGAGTATGGAACAGGAACACGAAGGCCTGGGGCGGGCTGTCAAAGTGGTCCTGACGGCCAGTCAGCCCTGGCGCAGCCGTTTGTGCGGTGCCGTCGGCGAACTCTGCCAGATCCCGTCGAAATTCGCCGTCGCCATCGACGTCGCCTTAGGCGGTGCCGTCCGCTACGTCGTCGCTGAAGATGAAAGGGCTGCCAAACAGGCTATTTCTTATTTAAAAGAAAAGAAAGCCGGCCGGACGACCTTCTTACCGCTCGATACGCTGCGCAGCCGGTCGCGGACGGCCGATGAAGAACGGGCTGCTGGCGAGCCGGGGATGCTCGGTTTCGCGTCAGACGTCATTTCTTATGAGCCGAAATATGAGAAAGTCTTTTCGTCGCTCTTAGGGAAGACCCTCCTGGCCGACACCATGGATACGGGCTCGGCTGTAGCCCGGAAATACGGTCATCGCCTGCGCATCGTCTGCCTCGATGGCACCCAGTTCAACGCCGGCGGTTCCCTGACTGGCGGCAGCACCCGCAATCAGGAAGGATCCCTCATCAGCCGGCGGGCCCTGCTGCAGGAGTTGCAGGAAACGTGCCGCTGCGGCCAGCAGCGCCTGGAAGCCTTGCTGGCCGAAGGCAAAGACCTGCGCCAACAGGCCGAAGGGGCTGAACGGGACCTGGCCCAGGCCGAAGAAGGGCTGCGCCAGGCCCGGCAGGCTGCGGACCAGGCCCGCTGGCAGGCCGGCCAGGAAGAGAAGGCCCTGGCTGACATCCGTCAGACCCTGGCTGCTTTCGACGAGCGCGTGGAAAAACTGGAAAAGGACCGGGCCGATATGCAGGCCCGGCTGGTTGAGAAAGAAGCGGCGCTGTCGGCGATGGAAACGGGGCCGGCCGCCGACGTCCAGCAATGGCAGGACGCCTGTGACGCCGCCAGGACCGAAGCGGCCCAGTGCCGTCAGACCTTGACGGAGCGGCAGATTGCCGTTGCCAAGCTGACCGAACAGGTCCGTCACGGCGATGACCAGCTGCGCCAGCATGATACGTGGCAGCAGGAATTGACGGCCCAGGAACAAGCCCTGTCCCAGCGCCGCCAGGACCTGGTACGCCGCCAGGAAGAAGCGGCCCGCCTGTTGACAGAACTGTCGAAAAATATTACCGTGAAAGAAGCCGATACGGTCCGCTGTGACCAGGCCAAAGAGGCTTTTTACCGGACCCGCAACGAGTCCCTGAAAAAAAGCCAGGCCCTGGACGGTGTCGTCGCCGACCTTCGCCGGCGCCATCAGGAGTGGCAGCAGCGCTGCCATGCGGCTGAAGTCCAGCTGGAAAAGTATAAAGGCGATATCAGCCATCACGAAGAACGGCTGGCCATGCAGGGTCTGAGCCGCCAGGAAGCTATGGAACGGCGCCGTCAGGGCTCGTTGAAAGAGCTTCATGACAAGGTCGCTTCCTTGAAGGCTCAGATTACGGCGCTAGGGACCATCAACCCGGCTGCCGAAGACGAATACAAGACGGCTTTGGAAAAACGGGACTTTTACGTCCGCCAGTGCGACGATTTGAAGGAATCGCGGGAAAGATTGCGGACTGTCGTCGCTGAAATCGACGCGGCCATGGCCGAACAATTCGCCAAGGCCTTCAAAGAAATCGGCGTCCATTTCCAGGATATCTTCAGCCGCCTCTTCGGCGGCGGCACGGCCCACCTGGCCTTGACCGACAAGGAACACATCTTGGAAGCCGGCGTGGAAATCTACATCCGCCCGCCAGGAAAGAAACAGCAGTCCCTGACGCTCCTTTCCGGCGGCGAACGGGCCCTGACGGTCATCGCTTTGCTCCTGGCCTTTTTGGCCTATCATCCGGCACCGTTCTGCCTGGTCGACGAAGTCGATGCGGCTCTGGACGAAGCCAATGTCGAGCGCATGGCCCGATACCTCAAGAATTACAGCGGAGCGACGCAGTTCATCGTCATCACTCACCGCCGCAAGACCATGGAAGCGGCCAATACCTTGTTGGGTGTAACGATGGAAGAAAAAGGCGTATCGCGCCTGCTGACTGTCAAAGTAGATGAATTGTTAAAGGAAGGAACATAA
- the ftsY gene encoding signal recognition particle-docking protein FtsY: MGFFSKLRKGLEKTKHSLIQNIETVVRGYAKIDDDMYDDLEAVMLTGDIGVETTEYLLDQIRTGVKSKEIKDGNDVVPYLEKCIVALLNENDEPLPETEGPRVIFIVGVNGVGKTTTIGKLAKYYKQQGKSVMLAAGDTFRAAASEQLTIWADRVGVPIVKHQEGADAAAVVFDATASAKAKGMDILLVDTAGRLQTKSNLMEELRKMARVAGRNIEGAPQETLLVLDATTGQNAVSQAKLFGDVVPLTGVVLTKLDGTAKGGVILSVKRELGVPVRWVGVGEGVDDLRPFDAAQFADALFDKNVAAREASDED, encoded by the coding sequence ATGGGATTTTTTTCAAAACTTCGAAAAGGCTTAGAAAAGACGAAACACTCGCTCATCCAGAATATCGAAACCGTCGTCCGCGGCTATGCCAAAATAGACGACGACATGTACGATGACCTGGAAGCGGTCATGCTCACCGGCGACATCGGCGTAGAAACGACGGAATACCTCCTGGACCAGATCCGGACCGGCGTCAAATCGAAGGAAATCAAAGACGGCAACGACGTCGTACCGTATTTGGAAAAGTGCATCGTCGCCTTGCTCAATGAAAATGATGAACCCCTCCCGGAAACGGAAGGGCCGCGGGTCATCTTCATCGTCGGCGTCAATGGTGTCGGTAAGACGACGACTATCGGCAAACTGGCCAAGTATTACAAACAGCAGGGGAAATCGGTCATGCTCGCCGCCGGCGATACCTTCCGTGCCGCTGCCTCAGAACAGCTGACCATCTGGGCTGACCGCGTCGGCGTACCCATCGTCAAGCACCAGGAAGGGGCGGACGCAGCGGCTGTCGTCTTCGATGCGACGGCGTCGGCCAAGGCCAAGGGCATGGATATCCTCCTTGTCGATACGGCCGGCCGCCTGCAGACCAAGTCCAACCTCATGGAAGAATTGCGGAAAATGGCCCGCGTCGCCGGCCGCAACATCGAAGGGGCGCCGCAGGAAACGCTTCTCGTCCTCGATGCCACGACGGGGCAGAACGCTGTCAGCCAGGCCAAGCTCTTCGGCGACGTCGTTCCCTTGACGGGCGTCGTCCTGACCAAGCTCGACGGAACAGCCAAAGGCGGCGTCATCTTGTCGGTGAAACGGGAATTAGGCGTCCCTGTCCGCTGGGTCGGCGTCGGCGAAGGCGTCGACGACCTGCGCCCCTTCGATGCAGCTCAGTTCGCCGATGCTCTGTTCGATAAAAACGTCGCCGCCCGCGAAGCCAGCGACGAAGATTAG
- a CDS encoding YhcH/YjgK/YiaL family protein, translating to MFVGNISQYDKESRFLPEYIRPWIEKLVSLAKSDLQPGRHTFDTVNYMNVDVTETAPAGQRLMEAHRDYIDIQYVLDGEETIGWQPLCQAGPVVDDSRADSDAWFYNPDVAADTVIAMTPGTYAVFTPADGHRCLCAPDGQGKAIKKAILKIHV from the coding sequence ATGTTCGTAGGTAATATTTCCCAATATGACAAGGAAAGCCGTTTCCTGCCGGAATATATCCGGCCGTGGATCGAAAAACTGGTCTCCCTGGCCAAGTCGGACTTGCAGCCCGGGCGCCACACCTTCGATACGGTGAACTACATGAACGTCGACGTCACGGAAACGGCACCGGCCGGCCAGCGCCTGATGGAAGCCCATCGCGATTACATCGATATCCAGTATGTCCTGGATGGCGAAGAAACTATTGGCTGGCAGCCTTTATGCCAGGCCGGGCCCGTCGTCGACGACAGCCGGGCCGATAGCGATGCCTGGTTCTACAATCCCGATGTCGCAGCCGATACCGTCATTGCCATGACGCCCGGGACCTATGCCGTCTTTACGCCGGCTGACGGCCATCGCTGCCTCTGTGCGCCCGATGGGCAGGGGAAGGCCATCAAAAAAGCCATCCTCAAGATCCACGTCTGA
- the thiM gene encoding hydroxyethylthiazole kinase, with protein MELIPAVAQALQELRRQRPLIHHITNFVTMTDCANATLAIGASPTMTNAVEEVAEMAAAAKALVLNLGTLQQWTLEAMVAAGRSAAAHGVPIVFDPVGAGGTTFRTQAAQRLLDELPLAVIRGNASEITCLAAHKSGQDFGVDSRIGAADPDLAASLARHLGTTVAITGAVDVIADGQRTAEVHNGCPMLTYVTGTGCMTTSLIASFAAVTDPFTAAAAGVLAMGIGGELALERGGQAGPGTFHARLFDTFYALNDTLLQQYGKVLINRE; from the coding sequence ATGGAACTCATCCCGGCTGTGGCCCAGGCCCTTCAGGAACTGCGCCGCCAGCGGCCCCTCATCCACCACATCACTAATTTCGTCACCATGACCGACTGCGCCAATGCGACCTTGGCCATCGGCGCCTCGCCGACCATGACCAATGCCGTCGAGGAAGTAGCTGAAATGGCGGCCGCCGCCAAGGCCCTGGTCCTCAATCTGGGAACGCTCCAGCAATGGACGCTGGAAGCCATGGTGGCAGCTGGCAGGTCCGCTGCGGCTCACGGTGTTCCCATCGTCTTCGACCCCGTCGGCGCCGGCGGCACGACTTTCCGGACCCAGGCTGCGCAGCGCCTGCTGGACGAACTGCCCCTGGCCGTCATCCGCGGCAATGCTTCGGAAATCACCTGTCTGGCCGCCCATAAGAGCGGTCAGGATTTCGGCGTCGACAGCCGCATCGGAGCGGCTGACCCGGACCTGGCAGCATCTCTGGCAAGGCATTTGGGGACGACCGTCGCCATTACCGGTGCCGTCGATGTCATTGCCGACGGGCAGCGGACGGCAGAAGTCCACAACGGCTGCCCCATGTTGACCTATGTCACCGGTACGGGCTGTATGACGACGTCCCTCATCGCGTCCTTTGCGGCCGTGACCGATCCCTTCACGGCGGCCGCTGCCGGCGTCCTGGCCATGGGAATCGGCGGCGAGCTGGCTCTGGAACGGGGCGGCCAGGCTGGACCTGGGACCTTCCACGCCCGTCTCTTTGATACGTTTTATGCCTTAAATGATACGCTGTTGCAACAGTATGGAAAGGTTTTGATCAATCGTGAATAA
- the thiW gene encoding energy coupling factor transporter S component ThiW has protein sequence MNNGELKKMTVTAIFIAIGVLLAPFVSFPFGGARVFPLQHLINVLLSVLVGWRYSTAGAFCISSIRIAMGVGTVLAYPGSMIGAALSGLLYKKTNSIWGAVVGEIVGTGILGGLIAYPVAAFVLDSKVVALWFFVVAFLPNTCIGAACGAVLYKILPIRKFAEELKK, from the coding sequence GTGAATAATGGTGAACTCAAGAAAATGACAGTTACGGCGATTTTCATCGCCATCGGCGTCCTCCTGGCGCCTTTCGTGTCCTTTCCCTTCGGAGGTGCCCGGGTCTTCCCGCTGCAGCACCTCATCAACGTCCTCTTGTCGGTCCTCGTGGGCTGGCGCTATTCGACGGCCGGTGCTTTCTGTATTTCATCCATCCGCATCGCCATGGGCGTCGGTACCGTCCTGGCCTATCCCGGCAGCATGATTGGCGCCGCCTTGTCCGGCCTTTTGTATAAGAAGACAAATTCCATCTGGGGCGCCGTCGTCGGAGAAATCGTCGGGACCGGGATCCTGGGCGGCCTCATCGCTTATCCCGTCGCCGCTTTCGTCCTCGATTCCAAAGTCGTCGCCCTGTGGTTCTTCGTCGTCGCCTTCCTGCCCAATACCTGCATCGGTGCAGCCTGCGGTGCCGTCTTGTACAAGATCCTGCCCATCCGGAAATTTGCCGAAGAATTGAAGAAGTAA
- a CDS encoding TetR/AcrR family transcriptional regulator — translation MTENIRAKILAEALCEINRHGADFHMDDLARNLRISKRTLYEHFSSKQEIIEQAISDFTNKIYTYHRRIVSDSTMTCEAKLIAYFDVPSDNWQVLSVRKASELLTKMPDVWNRLQSRYEKDWRLLEQLLDEAQETGEFKPFDKFLFLRLLHSAADDIIDYFNDVNHDSSFSDYMKRCIKVLLYGIKNQESKEIGGK, via the coding sequence ATGACAGAAAATATCCGCGCCAAGATCCTGGCAGAAGCCCTTTGTGAAATCAACCGCCATGGTGCTGATTTCCACATGGACGATCTGGCCCGTAACCTGCGCATCAGCAAGCGGACCTTGTACGAACATTTTTCGTCGAAACAAGAAATCATAGAGCAGGCTATCTCTGATTTTACCAATAAGATCTATACCTATCATCGGCGCATCGTCAGTGACAGCACCATGACTTGCGAAGCCAAGCTCATCGCTTATTTCGACGTGCCCAGTGACAACTGGCAGGTCCTGTCCGTACGGAAAGCATCGGAACTTCTGACGAAAATGCCCGATGTCTGGAACCGCCTGCAGTCCCGCTACGAAAAAGACTGGCGCCTTTTGGAACAGCTCCTCGATGAAGCTCAGGAGACAGGCGAATTTAAGCCTTTTGATAAGTTCCTGTTCTTGCGCCTTTTGCATAGCGCAGCCGACGACATTATCGATTATTTTAATGATGTCAATCACGATTCCTCTTTTAGTGACTATATGAAGCGCTGCATCAAGGTCTTGCTCTATGGCATTAAGAATCAGGAATCGAAAGAAATAGGAGGAAAGTGA
- a CDS encoding efflux RND transporter periplasmic adaptor subunit produces the protein MIQKRKFATMSVTVLTIAALLAGCGAQQSATKAPVAVNTYKVVAADTPVKAEYSGTVTATDKVPVRPKISGRVVEKYVQGGQEVTEGQPLFRLDSRTYDAALAQAKATQAQSEANLANQQLNLRRYQTLASQDAIPQQTVTDQEAATQQQQAVVAANAAQVDAAQDNVDDTIVYAPFSGKLNVDDVPVGTFATAGSTALVTISSTNPVYVEFSISESEYLQMTKQAADSTGSSWGDHLLLRLSDGSTYPYEGHVTQVNHGMDGNSGSIVVKAVFDNPDNLLIPGLYATVISDTQIQRNALSVPQRAVQQTLGKYYVSVIDGNGEAQNREVTPGQKVGKFWIINDGLQDGDTIIVDGYQKAKGASLDQHLLTKEDIDNDSSDTSSDSSANQ, from the coding sequence ATGATACAAAAACGCAAATTTGCGACGATGAGCGTCACCGTTCTCACCATTGCCGCGCTCCTGGCCGGCTGTGGTGCCCAACAGAGTGCGACCAAGGCCCCTGTTGCCGTCAACACGTATAAAGTCGTCGCCGCAGACACGCCGGTCAAGGCCGAGTACAGCGGTACCGTCACGGCGACGGACAAAGTGCCCGTCCGGCCTAAGATTTCCGGCCGCGTCGTGGAGAAATACGTCCAGGGCGGTCAGGAAGTCACGGAAGGCCAGCCTTTGTTCCGCCTCGACAGCCGGACTTATGACGCTGCCCTGGCCCAGGCCAAAGCGACCCAGGCCCAGTCCGAAGCCAACCTGGCCAATCAGCAGCTGAACCTGCGCCGTTACCAGACCCTGGCCAGCCAGGATGCCATCCCGCAGCAGACCGTTACCGACCAGGAAGCGGCTACGCAGCAGCAGCAGGCCGTCGTCGCAGCCAATGCGGCCCAGGTCGATGCCGCTCAGGATAACGTCGACGATACCATCGTCTATGCGCCGTTCAGCGGCAAACTGAACGTCGACGACGTCCCCGTCGGCACCTTTGCCACAGCCGGTTCGACGGCCTTGGTCACCATTTCTTCGACGAACCCGGTCTACGTAGAGTTTTCCATCAGTGAATCGGAATACCTGCAGATGACCAAACAGGCCGCTGATAGTACCGGCAGCAGCTGGGGCGACCATCTCCTGCTCCGTCTGAGCGATGGTTCCACCTATCCCTATGAAGGCCATGTCACCCAGGTCAACCACGGCATGGACGGCAACTCCGGTTCTATCGTCGTCAAGGCTGTCTTCGACAACCCGGACAATCTCCTCATCCCGGGTCTCTATGCGACGGTCATCTCGGATACACAGATTCAGCGCAATGCCTTGTCCGTACCGCAGCGCGCCGTCCAGCAGACGCTGGGGAAATATTACGTCTCCGTCATCGACGGCAATGGCGAAGCCCAGAACCGCGAAGTCACGCCGGGCCAGAAAGTCGGCAAGTTCTGGATCATCAACGATGGTCTCCAGGACGGCGATACGATCATCGTCGACGGCTATCAGAAGGCCAAAGGCGCTTCCCTGGACCAGCACTTGCTGACCAAGGAAGACATCGATAACGACAGTTCCGATACGTCGTCGGACTCGTCGGCCAATCAGTAG